From Bacillus pumilus, one genomic window encodes:
- the tuaC gene encoding teichuronic acid biosynthesis protein TuaC translates to MKVLWLTSVYPSEKHPSEGVFHETQVQELLKQGIQVTVICPNPVNLPVLRMLKAAYRQKKDMPEQEVRNGVTVYRPPYTAIPGQLKWAQPSKRIAASVLGAMQRYQLSPDFIHAHFAMPSGGAAAVIQKETQIPYLLTLHGSDVNVYPGYSKGAHAAFETAVKQASAVLTVSEELAKKTNDMTKVEAQCLPLGIPLQSFSKTEEDQQGIRKKLGLPLHDKLVVFVGRLVKEKGLLELADAVSGMDGVKAVFVGKGPLAKGVEERAGASIVLPGQVPNEQVKDYLMAADLFALPSYSEGMPTVVLEALALKVPVIATRVGGLPSLFSSYQHLLVDPRSTNQLKEAIHAYLYENRWNEQVKNDLHQIVHTEYSSANNAKHLIQQYEKVLNQSISIV, encoded by the coding sequence ATGAAGGTGCTATGGCTGACAAGTGTATATCCTAGTGAAAAACATCCAAGTGAAGGCGTATTCCATGAAACGCAAGTGCAGGAGCTGCTCAAACAAGGAATACAAGTGACTGTCATTTGTCCCAATCCAGTAAATTTACCGGTTTTGCGGATGCTGAAGGCGGCCTATCGGCAGAAAAAAGATATGCCCGAACAGGAAGTAAGAAACGGAGTGACAGTATACAGGCCGCCCTATACAGCGATCCCTGGACAGCTGAAATGGGCACAGCCGAGTAAACGAATAGCGGCTTCTGTTCTAGGCGCCATGCAGCGTTATCAGCTGTCACCAGATTTTATCCATGCGCACTTTGCGATGCCGTCTGGCGGAGCGGCGGCTGTGATTCAGAAAGAAACGCAAATTCCTTATCTTTTGACCTTACATGGCAGTGATGTGAACGTGTATCCAGGCTATAGCAAAGGGGCACATGCAGCCTTTGAAACGGCGGTGAAACAGGCATCTGCTGTTCTGACGGTGAGCGAGGAGCTTGCTAAAAAGACAAATGACATGACAAAGGTGGAAGCGCAATGTCTCCCGCTCGGTATTCCGCTTCAGTCATTTTCTAAAACGGAAGAAGATCAACAAGGCATCAGGAAAAAGTTAGGCTTACCCCTTCACGACAAGCTCGTTGTCTTCGTCGGGCGATTAGTCAAAGAGAAGGGCTTACTTGAATTAGCTGATGCTGTCAGCGGCATGGATGGTGTGAAAGCAGTCTTTGTTGGAAAAGGCCCCCTTGCAAAGGGGGTGGAAGAACGGGCTGGAGCATCCATTGTACTCCCAGGACAGGTGCCGAATGAGCAGGTGAAAGACTACTTAATGGCAGCTGATCTGTTTGCACTTCCTTCCTATAGTGAAGGAATGCCTACCGTCGTCCTAGAGGCGCTTGCTTTAAAAGTACCTGTCATTGCGACACGAGTCGGTGGTCTTCCATCTTTATTTTCTAGCTATCAACACCTGCTCGTTGATCCGCGTTCGACGAATCAGTTAAAAGAGGCCATTCACGCCTATCTTTATGAAAACAGATGGAATGAGCAAGTGAAGAACGATCTTCATCAAATCGTTCATACAGAATATTCATCAGCAAATAATGCGAAG
- the tuaB gene encoding teichuronic acid biosynthesis protein TuaB, which produces MASMKKRILGGAKWTSLSAFIITIIQIAQFAFLGNVMSLKEFGLVGMITTVTIFTQILLDLGIGAAIIQKEQTTERQLSTLYWINLLTGIVLFCLLILVSPMIAAFYNRPELEGLLKLLSIMFLIAPIGQQYQYMMQKDLAFKTLSTIEAIATMISLFVLLVLAFFINPIVAYVISQVLLQSGKGLMYAAAYWKKWRPAPVFALGEVKEFFSFGAFQLASRLVNRAGSNIDMILIGRFLGAEALGIYSLAYQIVTIPVLKINPIVTRVAFPVFAKSQRDHSMLREGFLSMTNMLALISFPLLIGLAAVSDSFIEVVFGEKWLVAVPVLNILCIVGLLRVLMNPNGSILLAKGRADLAFYWDTGMLIVYGCALYAGVSTGSLLTVAWVYSGVSLLNFIVGRWLMAYVIQLDMKVYLKSLGKPAVMTLLMAACAVFLHQGMKLTSADILLQLGLTICVSAALYGLLFIKMYPQVAGKLLRRGRSS; this is translated from the coding sequence ATGGCAAGTATGAAAAAACGCATACTAGGCGGGGCAAAATGGACAAGCTTGTCCGCATTCATCATTACGATTATCCAAATCGCACAGTTCGCTTTTTTAGGGAACGTGATGTCACTGAAGGAGTTTGGACTCGTTGGCATGATCACAACTGTCACAATATTTACGCAGATTTTACTTGATCTAGGGATTGGGGCAGCGATCATCCAAAAGGAACAAACAACAGAACGTCAATTATCTACATTATATTGGATCAATTTGCTCACTGGAATTGTCTTATTCTGTTTACTCATTCTAGTAAGCCCAATGATTGCCGCCTTTTATAACCGGCCAGAGCTGGAGGGTTTGCTCAAACTATTATCCATCATGTTTCTGATTGCACCAATTGGCCAGCAATACCAATACATGATGCAAAAGGACTTAGCCTTTAAAACATTAAGTACCATTGAAGCCATTGCAACCATGATATCGCTGTTTGTTTTACTCGTTCTGGCCTTTTTCATCAATCCGATTGTGGCCTATGTCATTTCTCAAGTGCTGCTGCAATCAGGAAAAGGGCTTATGTATGCCGCAGCTTATTGGAAGAAGTGGCGCCCAGCACCTGTTTTTGCATTAGGGGAAGTGAAAGAATTTTTCTCATTTGGTGCATTCCAGCTCGCATCCAGACTGGTCAATCGAGCAGGATCGAACATAGACATGATTTTAATCGGCCGGTTTCTTGGAGCGGAAGCATTAGGTATTTACAGCTTGGCGTATCAAATTGTAACGATCCCGGTGCTGAAGATTAACCCAATCGTGACGAGAGTGGCTTTCCCTGTTTTCGCAAAAAGTCAGCGTGATCACTCCATGCTGCGAGAGGGCTTCCTCAGTATGACGAATATGCTCGCATTGATTAGTTTTCCATTATTAATCGGTCTTGCTGCCGTATCAGATAGCTTTATAGAAGTAGTGTTTGGAGAGAAATGGCTCGTAGCCGTTCCGGTTCTTAACATTTTGTGCATTGTCGGCCTTCTGCGTGTGCTGATGAATCCAAACGGTTCAATACTTCTTGCCAAAGGGAGAGCGGACTTAGCCTTTTATTGGGATACGGGGATGCTCATCGTGTATGGATGCGCCTTATATGCAGGTGTCAGCACAGGAAGTCTGCTCACAGTAGCTTGGGTTTACTCAGGTGTCAGTCTGCTCAACTTTATTGTCGGCAGGTGGCTCATGGCGTATGTCATTCAGCTTGATATGAAGGTGTATTTAAAATCACTTGGAAAGCCTGCTGTCATGACGCTGTTGATGGCCGCCTGTGCGGTTTTCTTGCATCAAGGCATGAAGCTGACGTCAGCGGATATTTTACTTCAATTAGGATTGACGATTTGTGTCAGTGCTGCACTGTATGGCTTGCTGTTCATCAAAATGTATCCGCAGGTGGCAGGTAAATTATTGAGAAGAGGTCGTTCGTCATGA
- a CDS encoding sugar transferase: MSAEKAMNLYREYEVRRNHSFALTEHMVRYLFAKRFIDLMFSFIGLMLSTPIILLFALLIKLETPGPAFYMQERVGKDGVYFKLWKLRSMRTDAESGGAKWAQKNDPRITKVGAFIRKTRIDELPQFINVLKGEMSIVGPRPERPMFTAEFNRTIPGFTKRLAVKPGLTGLAQVNGGYEMSPSEKLTHDLQYIQNLTFSLDTKIMVKTLKVIMTGDGAR; the protein is encoded by the coding sequence GTGAGTGCAGAGAAAGCGATGAATCTTTATAGAGAATATGAAGTGAGACGAAACCACTCTTTTGCCTTAACAGAACATATGGTTCGTTATTTATTTGCAAAACGTTTCATAGATTTAATGTTCTCGTTCATCGGATTGATGTTGAGTACGCCGATCATTTTGCTGTTTGCTCTCTTGATTAAGCTGGAAACACCGGGACCAGCCTTTTATATGCAGGAGAGGGTAGGGAAAGACGGTGTTTACTTTAAATTATGGAAGCTCAGATCGATGAGAACCGACGCTGAAAGCGGAGGAGCGAAATGGGCACAAAAAAATGACCCGCGTATCACCAAAGTGGGAGCCTTCATTCGTAAAACAAGAATCGATGAACTCCCGCAATTTATCAACGTGTTAAAAGGAGAAATGAGTATCGTAGGTCCGCGGCCGGAAAGACCGATGTTTACCGCAGAATTTAATCGGACGATTCCAGGTTTTACGAAAAGATTAGCAGTAAAGCCGGGACTGACAGGTCTTGCTCAAGTAAATGGAGGATATGAAATGAGTCCGAGTGAAAAATTAACACACGACTTACAGTATATTCAAAACTTGACATTTTCTCTCGACACGAAGATTATGGTAAAAACGTTAAAAGTCATCATGACGGGTGACGGAGCCAGATAA